In Acholeplasma equirhinis, the following proteins share a genomic window:
- a CDS encoding glycogen/starch/alpha-glucan phosphorylase produces MNHIFENKETFKGAYVLALNHLFAKKIENATLYERYATLASILDTHLKTDYRSTTEYVEKNNLKKTIYFSMEFLMGRLITSNLMNAGYASVVKEAFKDWGYDLNEIEQTESDAGLGNGGLGRLAACFLDSAASLSLPLYGNSLRYQHGFFVQKIENNKQVEYPDNWLERPFIWEEKKEDEAVEVPFFGYVENIRLIDPVWVRAIPYDVKVVGAQNGVVTHLRLWSTEPSKKYHYQDQAYLNMVKNITDSLYPDDSTEDGKLLRLQQQYLFSAAGIKSAINEHKRLGRDVRSLADYYTFQINDTHPTLIIPELMRVLMDEEGLGYDEAWQIVNKTCAYTNHTILAEALEKWNIKIFRRLLPRIYEIIAEMNKRFIAELVSKGYSQEKIYRMQLIGVNNVRMANICINASFSVNGVAALHTDILKKIELNDFYQLYPEKFNNKTNGITHRRWLLHINPELTSIIDSLLGSKWQKDLSLIKGLEKYANDAKVQSQIKDMKLTKKRILIKRIYEDTGVMLNENAIFDIQIKRLHEYKRQLLNILHIIYLYLRLKKDAEFKKNFHPQNFIFGAKAAPSYHMAKGIIELINAASKVINNDKDTNELLKVVFVENYNVTYAEFLFPAADLSEQISTASKEASGTGNMKFMLNGAVTIGTMDGANVEIVEQAGKENAVIFGMSAEEVTTLYKNNGYKPRKYYDEDKRLRDIFEFIRTLNSNPTHFDFILHNLLNSDYFLVMADFASYVEAQAKANKLYQDAKTWWRMSIMNIANAGFFTSDRTIAQYNEDIWHLTPITF; encoded by the coding sequence ATGAATCATATCTTCGAAAATAAAGAGACGTTTAAAGGTGCTTATGTACTTGCATTAAATCATTTATTTGCTAAAAAAATAGAAAATGCAACCCTTTATGAACGTTATGCAACACTTGCATCAATTTTAGATACACATTTAAAAACTGATTATAGAAGTACTACTGAATATGTAGAAAAAAATAACTTAAAGAAAACTATTTATTTCTCAATGGAATTTTTAATGGGTCGTTTAATCACTTCAAATTTAATGAATGCTGGTTATGCATCAGTCGTTAAAGAAGCATTTAAAGATTGGGGTTACGATCTAAATGAAATTGAACAAACAGAATCAGATGCTGGACTTGGAAATGGTGGTTTAGGTAGACTTGCTGCTTGTTTCTTAGACTCAGCTGCATCACTTTCATTACCATTATATGGTAATTCTTTAAGATATCAACATGGATTCTTTGTACAAAAAATTGAAAATAATAAACAAGTTGAATATCCTGATAACTGGTTAGAAAGACCATTCATATGGGAAGAGAAAAAAGAAGACGAAGCTGTCGAAGTGCCATTCTTTGGTTACGTTGAAAACATTCGTTTAATTGATCCTGTATGGGTTCGTGCTATACCTTACGATGTAAAAGTTGTTGGTGCACAAAATGGTGTTGTTACACATTTAAGACTTTGGTCAACAGAACCTTCAAAGAAATACCATTATCAAGATCAAGCTTATTTAAATATGGTTAAGAACATCACGGATTCACTATATCCAGATGATTCTACTGAAGATGGTAAATTACTAAGATTACAACAACAATATTTATTCAGTGCTGCTGGAATTAAATCAGCAATCAATGAACACAAACGTTTAGGACGTGATGTGCGTAGTTTAGCTGATTACTATACATTCCAAATTAATGATACACACCCAACATTAATTATTCCTGAACTTATGAGAGTCTTGATGGATGAAGAAGGTTTAGGTTATGATGAAGCATGGCAAATTGTTAATAAAACATGTGCATACACAAATCACACTATCTTAGCAGAAGCTCTAGAAAAGTGGAATATTAAGATTTTTAGAAGATTATTACCTAGAATTTATGAAATTATTGCTGAAATGAACAAACGTTTTATTGCAGAGTTAGTTTCAAAAGGTTATTCACAAGAGAAGATTTATCGCATGCAATTAATCGGTGTGAACAATGTTCGTATGGCGAATATTTGTATTAATGCATCATTCTCAGTAAATGGTGTTGCTGCATTACACACAGATATATTAAAGAAAATTGAATTGAATGATTTCTATCAATTATATCCAGAAAAATTCAATAATAAAACAAACGGTATTACTCACCGTAGATGGTTACTTCACATTAATCCAGAATTAACATCTATTATTGATAGCTTACTAGGTTCTAAGTGGCAAAAAGACTTATCTTTAATTAAAGGGTTAGAAAAATACGCGAATGATGCGAAAGTTCAATCACAAATTAAAGATATGAAATTGACTAAGAAACGTATTTTAATTAAACGTATTTATGAAGATACTGGTGTAATGTTAAATGAAAATGCAATCTTTGATATCCAAATTAAACGTCTGCATGAATACAAACGTCAATTATTAAACATCTTACATATCATTTACCTGTACTTAAGATTAAAGAAAGATGCTGAGTTCAAAAAGAATTTCCATCCACAAAACTTTATCTTTGGTGCAAAAGCAGCACCATCATATCACATGGCTAAAGGTATTATTGAATTAATAAATGCTGCTTCAAAAGTTATTAACAATGATAAAGATACAAATGAATTGTTAAAAGTTGTATTTGTTGAAAACTACAATGTAACATATGCAGAATTCTTATTCCCAGCTGCTGACCTTTCAGAACAAATTTCAACTGCTTCAAAAGAAGCATCAGGTACTGGTAACATGAAGTTTATGTTAAACGGAGCTGTTACAATTGGTACGATGGATGGTGCCAATGTTGAAATTGTTGAACAAGCAGGAAAAGAAAATGCTGTAATCTTCGGTATGTCTGCAGAAGAAGTTACAACTCTTTATAAGAATAATGGTTACAAACCTAGAAAATACTATGATGAAGATAAACGTTTAAGAGATATCTTTGAATTCATTAGAACATTAAATAGTAACCCAACACATTTTGATTTTATTTTACATAACTTATTAAACAGTGATTACTTCTTAGTTATGGCTGACTTTGCGAGTTATGTTGAAGCACAAGCTAAAGCAAACAAACTTTATCAAGATGCCAAAACTTGGTGGAGAATGTCAATAATGAATATTGCAAATGCTGGATTCTTTACATCTGACAGAACAATTGCTCAATATAATGAAGACATTTGGCATCTAACGCCTATTACATTTTGA